The following proteins come from a genomic window of Misgurnus anguillicaudatus chromosome 10, ASM2758022v2, whole genome shotgun sequence:
- the LOC129449009 gene encoding cell adhesion molecule CEACAM1-like isoform X1: protein MNLQEKAPFLFILGLALAFEGGQCWEHEVVGTYGSVVVLPCRDDTSVLSHPTTVYWSKMINNVPKSIWRREKSGIVFRPVKNPPHIHCPNPNFGKADYSLHILGMTDEDVGLYICEVEGQIRMRKVIMLRIIKVLFSPALVVEGSKTEITCDINPQPEFRIRWSLNGEASNRKVLYEATQRDAGNWTCQVAYYGVVGKTTNYLQVKGISTPPDDSSVLYAAVGTSVSLPCLFSEGLDENNVSWERSSTTKNSLPPPLPSSFKQSPIGSPVLFGSQDRSAWIETVQDGDEGKYTCSGIIKGSEGTQYKIQRSMQLVVARVLRSSSSKTGQMTLTCHLSDPSQVTSYEWLHVTYGINDTQTVTLVTKSKILRIQKVTEQEIGEWVCRYYGKDGFLGNVTYQIHMTGAQTGESKSTSGRQVGMVMGLGFLFLVIFLILFQMYRNYRRKRKILLYPAMETIVHEAVTERERRERYEARVKESCSGDPKSVRV from the exons ATGAATTTACAGGAGAAAGCACCGTTTTTGTTTATTCTGGGGTTAGCACTTGCTTTTGAAG GTGGACAATGTTGGGAACATGAAGTGGTTGGGACATACGGTTCTGTAGTCGTGCTGCCATGTAGGGATGACACTTCTGTGCTTTCACACCCTACTACAGTCTACTGGAGCAAGATGATAAACAA TGTACCAAAGTCAATTTGGAGGAGAGAAAAAAGCGGCATAGTGTTTCGACCGGTAAAAAACCCGCCGCACATCCACTGCCCCAATCCGAACTTTGGAAAGGCGGATTACAGCCTTCATATCCTCGGAATGACAGATGAAGACGTGGGACTTTACATCTGTGAGGTGGAGGGACAGATTCGTATGAGGAAGGTCATCATGCTCAGAATTATTAAag TGCTCTTTTCTCCTGCACTTGTTGTGGAGGGCTCAAAGACGGAGATAACATGCGATATCAATCCTCAGCCAGAATTTCGTATTCGCTGGAGTCTAAATGGCGAAGCCAGCAATAGAAAAGTTCTTTATGAAGCTACTCAAAGAGACGCGGGAAACTGGACCTGCCAGGTTGCATACTATGGTGTCGTTGGAAAGACAACGAACTATTTACAGGTCAAAG GAATCTCCACTCCTCCAGATGACTCTTCAGTGTTGTACGCTGCAGTGGGTACTTCAGTCTCTTTGCCTTGCTTATTCTCCGAGGGTCTCGACGAAAACAATGTGAGCTGGGAGAGAAGTTCCACAACAAAGaattctcttcctcctcctctcccTTCATCTTTCAAACAGTCTCctattgggtccccagtgcttttcgGTTCTCAGGACAGATCAGCTTGGATAGAGACAGTGCAGGATGGAGATGAAGGAAAATATACATGCTCAGGAATTATAAAGGGATCGGAGGGGAcacaatacaaaatacaaagGAGTATGCAGCTGGTTGTTGCTCGAG TTTTGCGTTCCTCATCCAGCAAAACCGGACAGATGACCCTCACCTGCCATCTCAGCGACCCAAGCCAGGTCACTTCATACGAATGGCTCCATGTCACGTATGGCATAAACGATACTCAAACAGTGACCTTGGTTACAAAATCAAAGATCCTCAGGATTCAGAAAGTAACCGAGCAGGAAATCGGTGAATGGGTGTGCCGCTACTACGGAAAAGACGGTTTTCTGGGAAACGTAACTTACCAAATTCACATGACGG GTGCTCAAACAGGTGAAAGTAAATCCACTTCTGGAAGACAAGTTGGTATGGTGATGGGATTAGGATTTCTGTTCTTGGTGATATTCCTGATTTTGTTCCAGATGTACAGAAACTATCGCAGA AAGAGGAAGATCCTTCTTTACCCTGCTATGGAAACTATCGTCCATGAAGCCGTCACTGAACGAGAAAGGAGAGAGCGATACGAGGCAAGAGTAAAGGAATCTTGCAGCGGAGATCCGAAATCAGTGCGTGtgtga
- the LOC129449009 gene encoding cell adhesion molecule CEACAM1-like isoform X2, with protein MINNVPKSIWRREKSGIVFRPVKNPPHIHCPNPNFGKADYSLHILGMTDEDVGLYICEVEGQIRMRKVIMLRIIKVLFSPALVVEGSKTEITCDINPQPEFRIRWSLNGEASNRKVLYEATQRDAGNWTCQVAYYGVVGKTTNYLQVKGISTPPDDSSVLYAAVGTSVSLPCLFSEGLDENNVSWERSSTTKNSLPPPLPSSFKQSPIGSPVLFGSQDRSAWIETVQDGDEGKYTCSGIIKGSEGTQYKIQRSMQLVVARVLRSSSSKTGQMTLTCHLSDPSQVTSYEWLHVTYGINDTQTVTLVTKSKILRIQKVTEQEIGEWVCRYYGKDGFLGNVTYQIHMTGAQTGESKSTSGRQVGMVMGLGFLFLVIFLILFQMYRNYRRKRKILLYPAMETIVHEAVTERERRERYEARVKESCSGDPKSVRV; from the exons ATGATAAACAA TGTACCAAAGTCAATTTGGAGGAGAGAAAAAAGCGGCATAGTGTTTCGACCGGTAAAAAACCCGCCGCACATCCACTGCCCCAATCCGAACTTTGGAAAGGCGGATTACAGCCTTCATATCCTCGGAATGACAGATGAAGACGTGGGACTTTACATCTGTGAGGTGGAGGGACAGATTCGTATGAGGAAGGTCATCATGCTCAGAATTATTAAag TGCTCTTTTCTCCTGCACTTGTTGTGGAGGGCTCAAAGACGGAGATAACATGCGATATCAATCCTCAGCCAGAATTTCGTATTCGCTGGAGTCTAAATGGCGAAGCCAGCAATAGAAAAGTTCTTTATGAAGCTACTCAAAGAGACGCGGGAAACTGGACCTGCCAGGTTGCATACTATGGTGTCGTTGGAAAGACAACGAACTATTTACAGGTCAAAG GAATCTCCACTCCTCCAGATGACTCTTCAGTGTTGTACGCTGCAGTGGGTACTTCAGTCTCTTTGCCTTGCTTATTCTCCGAGGGTCTCGACGAAAACAATGTGAGCTGGGAGAGAAGTTCCACAACAAAGaattctcttcctcctcctctcccTTCATCTTTCAAACAGTCTCctattgggtccccagtgcttttcgGTTCTCAGGACAGATCAGCTTGGATAGAGACAGTGCAGGATGGAGATGAAGGAAAATATACATGCTCAGGAATTATAAAGGGATCGGAGGGGAcacaatacaaaatacaaagGAGTATGCAGCTGGTTGTTGCTCGAG TTTTGCGTTCCTCATCCAGCAAAACCGGACAGATGACCCTCACCTGCCATCTCAGCGACCCAAGCCAGGTCACTTCATACGAATGGCTCCATGTCACGTATGGCATAAACGATACTCAAACAGTGACCTTGGTTACAAAATCAAAGATCCTCAGGATTCAGAAAGTAACCGAGCAGGAAATCGGTGAATGGGTGTGCCGCTACTACGGAAAAGACGGTTTTCTGGGAAACGTAACTTACCAAATTCACATGACGG GTGCTCAAACAGGTGAAAGTAAATCCACTTCTGGAAGACAAGTTGGTATGGTGATGGGATTAGGATTTCTGTTCTTGGTGATATTCCTGATTTTGTTCCAGATGTACAGAAACTATCGCAGA AAGAGGAAGATCCTTCTTTACCCTGCTATGGAAACTATCGTCCATGAAGCCGTCACTGAACGAGAAAGGAGAGAGCGATACGAGGCAAGAGTAAAGGAATCTTGCAGCGGAGATCCGAAATCAGTGCGTGtgtga